The Saprospiraceae bacterium genome includes a window with the following:
- a CDS encoding heavy metal translocating P-type ATPase metal-binding domain-containing protein yields MFKLKSSESNITVECTHCGDECPNDHPVHDGKDFCCNGCKVVYSVLKDHDLGDYYAFQEKPGISQRSILSKDYKFLDDADVINNLLEFRDDHICKISFTLPQVHCASCIWLLENLNKLDQGIMGSRVNFLRKSATISYDPSKITLRQVVEKLAQIGYPPELNLQKLSNSKTGIHDRSLYYKLGLAGFSFGNIMLLSFPEYLGFEHASVKFYIGYINIILALPVLLYSGFDYLRSAYWTFRMKQINIDIPIAVGMLTLFFRSVFEIVTDTGEGYLDSLAGFVFFLLIGKWFQHYTFYSIAFDRNYKSYFPISSLVKENGEWVSRSLDKLDAGDILLVKNEEIIAGDALLLKGEATVDYSFVTGESDLIKKKEGDKLFAGGKIVGSNIQLQLIKKVDQSYLTKLWDEDSFKIDKEAKTQTLIAQIGKYFTITIMFIALLTLIYWLVIDKSVAFNAFTAVLIVACPCALALALPFSYGNILRLLGKRFFYLKNVQVIDRIQQIDDIIFDKTGTITDHKNIEAAISGPQLTTRECYLIKSAVYQSNHPLSKAIFSILPGDYNKEPKNLKKSQVRVSLQYLRMTRSE; encoded by the coding sequence AGAGAGCAACATTACTGTGGAGTGTACACACTGCGGAGATGAGTGCCCAAATGATCATCCCGTCCATGATGGTAAGGATTTTTGTTGCAATGGCTGCAAGGTGGTGTATTCTGTCCTCAAAGACCACGACTTGGGTGATTATTATGCATTTCAGGAAAAGCCCGGCATAAGCCAAAGATCGATTCTTTCGAAAGATTATAAGTTTTTGGATGATGCGGATGTCATCAATAATTTGTTGGAATTCAGGGACGATCACATCTGCAAAATAAGTTTTACTCTTCCACAGGTACATTGTGCATCCTGTATATGGTTATTAGAAAATCTCAACAAACTAGATCAGGGAATAATGGGTTCAAGGGTGAATTTTTTACGAAAATCAGCCACCATCAGTTACGATCCTTCAAAAATCACTTTAAGACAGGTGGTGGAAAAACTGGCCCAGATAGGCTATCCTCCTGAACTCAATCTCCAAAAACTATCCAATTCCAAAACTGGTATCCATGACCGTAGTCTTTACTATAAACTCGGGTTAGCGGGTTTTTCTTTTGGTAATATCATGTTATTGAGTTTTCCGGAGTACCTTGGTTTTGAGCATGCTTCAGTAAAATTTTATATAGGGTACATCAACATCATACTTGCCCTTCCTGTATTGCTATATAGTGGATTTGATTACCTCAGATCTGCCTACTGGACCTTTAGAATGAAGCAAATCAATATTGACATCCCTATAGCAGTAGGAATGTTGACTTTATTTTTCAGAAGTGTGTTTGAGATTGTCACAGATACCGGCGAAGGGTATTTGGACAGTCTGGCAGGATTTGTTTTTTTCCTGTTGATTGGTAAGTGGTTTCAGCATTACACTTTTTACTCTATAGCTTTTGACAGAAATTATAAATCATATTTTCCCATTTCATCTTTGGTCAAAGAAAATGGTGAGTGGGTATCCAGAAGCCTTGACAAGTTGGATGCAGGTGACATCTTATTAGTCAAAAACGAAGAGATCATCGCCGGTGATGCACTGCTGTTGAAAGGTGAAGCGACAGTAGATTATAGTTTTGTCACCGGAGAATCGGATCTGATAAAGAAAAAAGAAGGAGATAAACTTTTTGCCGGCGGAAAGATAGTAGGCTCTAATATTCAACTTCAATTAATCAAAAAGGTGGATCAATCCTACCTCACCAAACTATGGGATGAAGATTCATTCAAAATAGATAAGGAGGCCAAAACACAAACCTTAATAGCGCAAATTGGTAAATATTTTACCATTACGATTATGTTCATCGCTTTACTTACTTTGATTTATTGGCTCGTTATTGATAAGTCAGTGGCATTCAATGCATTTACAGCGGTACTTATTGTAGCATGTCCCTGTGCTTTGGCTTTGGCACTTCCTTTCAGTTATGGCAATATCTTACGATTACTTGGGAAAAGATTTTTTTATCTCAAAAATGTACAAGTGATTGATAGAATTCAGCAAATCGATGACATCATTTTTGACAAAACAGGTACCATCACAGACCATAAAAACATCGAAGCTGCGATATCAGGACCACAGCTCACCACCAGAGAATGTTATCTTATAAAAAGTGCCGTCTACCAATCAAACCACCCGCTATCCAAGGCGATTTTTAGTATACTGCCAGGAGACTACAACAAAGAACCGAAAAATTTAAAGAAATCACAGGTCAGGGTATCACTTCAGTATTTGCGGATGACCAGGTCAGAGTAG
- a CDS encoding HAD-IC family P-type ATPase produces the protein MTGQGITSVFADDQVRVGSPLFIEGSAKNEHKSVVAEVNGHVITWFSIEHKLREGVEELVETLGKNYSVTILSGDNDKEEARLKSFFPQKATMTFHQSPLDKLNHVKQMQAQGRNVMMIGDGLNDAGALMQSNVGIVISEDSNNFTPACDAILGAKAFPSLLSYLTFLKKARWIIIGAFVLAFLYNVLGLYFAVRGELAPVVAAILMPISSITVMVYGLLSSTLVFRKMCR, from the coding sequence ATCACAGGTCAGGGTATCACTTCAGTATTTGCGGATGACCAGGTCAGAGTAGGATCTCCACTATTTATAGAAGGTTCTGCCAAAAATGAACATAAAAGCGTCGTAGCGGAAGTCAATGGACATGTAATCACATGGTTTTCTATTGAGCATAAGCTGCGTGAAGGCGTCGAAGAGCTTGTAGAAACATTGGGCAAAAATTATAGTGTGACCATTCTGTCAGGCGACAACGATAAAGAAGAAGCCCGATTAAAATCATTTTTCCCGCAAAAGGCTACAATGACATTTCATCAATCCCCATTGGATAAATTGAATCATGTAAAACAAATGCAAGCTCAAGGCCGAAATGTGATGATGATAGGTGATGGTCTAAATGATGCTGGTGCATTGATGCAGAGTAATGTAGGAATAGTGATATCTGAAGATTCCAATAATTTCACACCAGCATGTGATGCCATATTGGGAGCCAAAGCATTTCCTTCATTGTTAAGTTATCTCACATTTCTGAAAAAAGCAAGATGGATTATTATTGGCGCATTTGTGCTTGCGTTTTTATACAATGTTTTAGGTCTTTATTTTGCTGTGAGAGGCGAGCTCGCTCCTGTAGTTGCCGCCATTTTGATGCCAATCAGTTCTATCACTGTGATGGTATACGGACTGTTGTCAAGTACGCTTGTCTTCAGAAAAATGTGTAGATAA
- a CDS encoding DUF1801 domain-containing protein — MEVKKKYITIEEYFGDFSPEMVEILAKIKSVIAESAPEAIECIAYNMPAFKLHKKPLVYFAAFRNHLGFYALPTGNVAFQQELSRYKTGKGSIQFPLDEDIPFELIKKITTFRVAEVNQQVKKK; from the coding sequence ATGGAAGTCAAAAAAAAATATATTACAATTGAAGAATATTTCGGAGACTTTTCTCCTGAGATGGTGGAGATACTTGCGAAAATCAAAAGTGTCATTGCTGAGTCAGCACCGGAAGCCATCGAATGTATTGCATACAATATGCCTGCTTTCAAACTCCACAAAAAGCCATTGGTATATTTTGCTGCATTCAGAAATCACCTAGGTTTTTATGCACTGCCTACAGGCAACGTCGCATTTCAACAAGAATTGTCAAGATATAAAACAGGCAAGGGATCTATACAGTTTCCACTGGACGAGGATATACCTTTTGAGTTGATCAAAAAGATAACCACTTTCAGGGTAGCAGAAGTTAACCAGCAAGTTAAGAAAAAGTGA
- a CDS encoding ATP-dependent DNA ligase: protein METVINYKKKIASRFIPIEGANAQKDLPESDEYIYSEKIDGQLGIAVVNNGIVTIYNRSGVLLDLPHITAAFPKDQEGIWAGELYLPLDRSRNFMVSSALANDKTSLRFCVFDAVHELDKPNDDRVVTVQKSIPEGDIVHPMKWHKTASRKELTQFYADAIESGKEGLVVINTLGYTYKLKPMVELDVAVIGYSMKEDGSGIRALLVGLHDGEGWMVVASVGGGFTDETRVQWLQKLQPLECEADIVLVANNRLAYKWVLPSIVIQIKCIEIINEDGSGTIKKINSLMMVANIKVSARPTLSVSSVQYF, encoded by the coding sequence ATGGAAACAGTAATCAATTATAAGAAAAAAATAGCGTCAAGATTTATCCCAATAGAAGGAGCCAATGCGCAGAAGGACTTGCCAGAATCAGATGAATACATTTATTCAGAAAAAATAGACGGACAGCTGGGTATTGCAGTGGTTAATAACGGGATAGTGACTATATATAACAGAAGTGGTGTATTGTTAGATTTACCACATATTACTGCAGCGTTTCCAAAGGATCAAGAAGGAATTTGGGCAGGAGAATTGTATTTGCCTCTGGATAGGTCACGAAACTTTATGGTATCTTCTGCCTTAGCAAATGATAAAACAAGTCTTAGATTTTGTGTCTTTGATGCTGTACACGAACTCGACAAACCCAATGATGACCGGGTCGTCACTGTACAAAAATCCATACCAGAAGGGGACATCGTCCACCCGATGAAGTGGCACAAAACGGCTTCTAGAAAGGAGTTGACACAGTTTTATGCAGATGCCATAGAGAGTGGTAAGGAAGGACTAGTAGTCATCAATACGCTTGGTTATACTTACAAGCTAAAGCCAATGGTTGAGCTCGATGTAGCTGTCATTGGTTATAGTATGAAAGAAGATGGTAGTGGCATCAGGGCGCTTTTGGTAGGACTACACGATGGTGAAGGCTGGATGGTGGTAGCATCTGTAGGTGGAGGATTTACAGATGAAACAAGAGTGCAATGGCTTCAAAAATTGCAACCCTTAGAGTGTGAAGCAGATATCGTATTGGTAGCCAATAATCGATTGGCATATAAATGGGTACTGCCTTCTATCGTCATACAAATCAAATGTATCGAAATCATCAATGAAGATGGTTCAGGTACAATCAAAAAGATAAACTCTCTTATGATGGTAGCCAATATCAAAGTATCCGCAAGACCAACGCTGTCAGTCTCATCAGTCCAGTATTTCTAG